From the Paenibacillus sp. FSL H8-0548 genome, one window contains:
- a CDS encoding PrkA family serine protein kinase — MDIFKRISEYQAESEKLSWTGTFKEYIELLREDPSPAMTAHSRVYEMIESHGVEDAGGHKQYKFFNQEIFGLDRAIEKLVEEYFHSSARRLEVRKRILLLMGPVSGGKSTIVTMLKKGLESFSRTERGAVYAIKGCPMHEDPLHLIPHELRPDIEKELSVRIEGNLCPSCQMRLQTEYGSDIENVLVERVFISEDNRVGIGTFSPSDPKSQDIADLTGSIDFSTITEFGSESDPRAYRFDGELNKANRGLMEFQEMLKCDEKFLWNLLSLTQEGNFKAGRFALISADEMIIAHTNESEYKSFISNKKNEALHSRMIVMPVPYNLRVSDEEKIYKKLIAQSDMRHIHIAPHALRAAAIFSILTRLKETKKQGMDLVKKMRMYDGEEVEGFKEADLKEMQNEYLEEGMTGIDPRYVINRISSALIKQDTQCINALDVLRALKEGLDSHPSITKEERERYLNFISVARKEYDLLAKKEIQKAFVYSYEESARTLFENYLDNIESYCNWAKIKDPLTGEEMDPDERLMRSIEEQIGVSENAKKAFREEILIRISSYSRKGKKFDFTSHERLREAVEKKLFADLKDIVKITTSTKTPDESQLKRINEVTKRLMDEHAYCPVCSNELLRYVGSLLNR; from the coding sequence ATGGACATTTTCAAGCGAATATCGGAGTATCAAGCTGAAAGCGAAAAGCTTTCATGGACAGGAACATTTAAGGAGTATATTGAACTGCTCAGAGAGGACCCGTCCCCGGCCATGACTGCACATTCACGCGTTTATGAAATGATTGAATCTCATGGGGTAGAGGACGCAGGGGGGCACAAGCAGTACAAATTTTTTAATCAAGAAATATTTGGACTGGATCGTGCAATTGAGAAGCTAGTTGAGGAATATTTCCATTCCTCGGCACGCCGGCTTGAGGTGCGTAAACGGATTTTGCTGCTGATGGGTCCGGTAAGCGGAGGGAAATCAACCATTGTTACAATGCTCAAAAAAGGGCTCGAGAGCTTCTCCAGAACAGAACGGGGTGCCGTTTATGCTATTAAAGGCTGCCCGATGCATGAGGATCCGCTGCATCTTATCCCTCATGAGCTTCGCCCTGATATTGAAAAAGAGCTCAGCGTTCGAATTGAAGGTAATTTATGCCCTTCATGCCAAATGAGACTTCAAACGGAGTACGGCAGCGATATTGAAAATGTTCTCGTGGAGCGTGTATTCATTTCAGAGGACAATCGTGTTGGTATTGGGACATTTAGCCCTTCTGATCCCAAATCACAGGATATTGCTGATTTGACGGGCAGCATTGATTTCTCAACGATTACGGAGTTTGGCTCGGAGTCCGACCCGCGTGCTTATCGATTTGATGGAGAGCTCAACAAAGCGAACCGCGGCTTGATGGAATTCCAAGAGATGCTGAAATGCGATGAGAAGTTTTTGTGGAATTTGCTCTCTTTGACACAGGAAGGCAACTTTAAGGCGGGCCGCTTCGCTCTAATTTCTGCCGATGAGATGATTATTGCTCACACGAATGAATCTGAGTATAAATCGTTTATTAGCAATAAGAAAAACGAAGCTCTTCATTCCAGGATGATCGTTATGCCGGTGCCATACAATTTGAGAGTATCCGATGAGGAGAAAATTTATAAGAAGCTGATTGCACAAAGCGATATGCGCCATATCCATATTGCGCCGCACGCCTTGCGAGCAGCAGCTATTTTCTCCATTCTTACACGGCTTAAAGAAACGAAAAAGCAAGGTATGGATTTAGTGAAGAAGATGCGGATGTATGATGGGGAGGAAGTAGAGGGCTTTAAGGAAGCAGATTTGAAGGAGATGCAAAATGAATATTTGGAGGAAGGCATGACGGGCATTGATCCGCGCTATGTCATCAACCGAATTTCCAGTGCATTGATTAAACAGGATACACAATGCATTAATGCGCTTGACGTACTGCGTGCTCTCAAGGAGGGGCTCGATAGTCATCCTTCTATCACAAAGGAAGAACGTGAGCGGTACTTAAACTTCATATCGGTTGCGCGCAAGGAATATGACCTGCTGGCGAAAAAGGAAATTCAAAAAGCATTTGTTTATTCGTATGAGGAGTCTGCACGAACCTTATTTGAGAACTATTTGGATAACATTGAGTCTTATTGCAATTGGGCGAAAATTAAAGATCCGCTGACTGGCGAGGAGATGGACCCGGATGAGCGGCTTATGCGTTCCATCGAAGAGCAAATCGGCGTTTCTGAAAATGCCAAAAAAGCATTCCGTGAAGAAATATTAATTCGTATTTCCTCGTATTCGCGAAAAGGCAAAAAATTTGATTTTACTAGCCATGAGCGGCTGCGTGAAGCGGTGGAGAAGAAGCTATTCGCCGACTTGAAGGACATTGTGAAAATTACAACGTCTACGAAGACACCTGATGAGAGCCAATTGAAACGAATCAATGAAGTTACCAAGCGCCTGATGGATGAGCATGCTTATTGCCCAGTTTGCTCCAATGAATTGCTGCGTTATGTCGGAAGCCTGTTGAATAGGTAA
- a CDS encoding DUF2161 family putative PD-(D/E)XK-type phosphodiesterase: MAVQREEELYKPIKKYYEQLGFTVKSEVLHCDLVAIHPELSDIVIVEMKKTFNLALLLQGVERLRLNSHVVLAVERNRKKSGAHNQRFGDLTELCRMLGLGLMTVTFYKTKPPVIELLCQPGDPPQRGARRRKQAQLLNEFRERSGDYNVGGSTGRKLVTAYREKALRCAYALHIAGPLAPREVAAMTGYSRSGDTLRKNYYSWFDRIERGKYSLRPEGAAALTEYGEVIADWVASINSAP, encoded by the coding sequence TTGGCAGTTCAACGAGAAGAAGAGCTCTATAAGCCTATAAAAAAATACTACGAGCAGCTTGGCTTCACCGTAAAAAGCGAAGTGCTGCATTGCGATTTAGTTGCGATTCATCCTGAGCTTTCCGATATCGTTATTGTGGAAATGAAAAAAACGTTCAACCTCGCCTTGCTTCTGCAAGGGGTTGAACGTCTTCGATTAAACAGTCATGTCGTGCTTGCCGTTGAACGAAACCGCAAGAAGAGCGGCGCCCACAACCAACGATTTGGTGATTTGACTGAGCTATGCAGAATGCTCGGTCTTGGACTCATGACCGTTACTTTTTACAAAACAAAGCCGCCGGTCATCGAGCTGCTGTGCCAGCCTGGTGATCCGCCGCAGCGCGGCGCCAGGCGCAGGAAGCAGGCGCAGCTGCTGAATGAATTCAGAGAGCGCAGCGGCGATTACAACGTTGGCGGCAGTACCGGCCGCAAGCTCGTTACCGCTTATCGCGAGAAGGCGCTGCGCTGCGCCTACGCGCTTCATATCGCTGGCCCGCTCGCGCCTCGCGAGGTAGCAGCCATGACCGGCTACAGCCGCAGCGGAGATACGCTTCGCAAAAATTATTACAGCTGGTTCGATCGCATCGAGCGCGGCAAATACAGCCTGCGCCCGGAAGGCGCAGCTGCACTGACTGAATATGGCGAGGTCATAGCTGATTGGGTAGCTTCGATTAACTCCGCGCCGTGA
- a CDS encoding PLP-dependent aminotransferase family protein, with protein MNYRFSSKVAQLKSSAVRDILKLTQGKDMISFAGGLPAEELFPVQAVREAADRVFAAGAGALQYGLTEGYLPLREQLCERMAAKQMNVNPEQMILTTGSQQAIDLLVGVLTEPGDSILVEKPTYLASLQVFALHGLKVIAAESDEDGIIPEDAERLIREHRPKLLYAVPTFGNPTGRVWSTERRKKLLALCKQNEMPIIEDDPYGDIKFDENEQFPTLLSLDGQVEGGTVFYTSTFSKTVAPALRAGWAIGDSSVINMVAKAKQAADLHSSAIDQQILSQLLKGFNLDDHIKLISKSYGERMLEMHELLKRQGLQDVSWVKPKGGMFLWLELPEGLDAEALLRCAVQKGVAFVPGSSFYADQPQRNTARLNYTYNSGARTEQGVERFVEALSEFTARS; from the coding sequence ATGAATTATCGTTTTTCATCTAAGGTAGCACAGCTAAAGTCTTCTGCGGTTAGAGATATTTTGAAGCTTACACAGGGGAAGGATATGATTTCGTTTGCTGGAGGACTTCCAGCGGAGGAGCTCTTCCCTGTACAAGCGGTGCGTGAAGCTGCTGATCGCGTATTTGCGGCAGGAGCGGGCGCTTTGCAATACGGATTAACTGAAGGGTATTTGCCGCTGCGAGAGCAGCTCTGTGAGCGTATGGCAGCTAAGCAAATGAATGTTAACCCTGAGCAAATGATTTTGACCACAGGCTCGCAGCAAGCCATTGATTTATTAGTTGGCGTACTTACAGAGCCAGGGGATTCGATTTTGGTTGAGAAGCCGACCTATTTGGCAAGCTTGCAGGTATTTGCGCTGCATGGGCTCAAAGTTATTGCGGCAGAAAGCGACGAGGATGGCATCATTCCAGAGGATGCGGAGCGCCTTATTCGCGAGCATCGTCCGAAGCTTCTTTATGCTGTGCCGACTTTTGGAAATCCGACAGGCCGTGTCTGGAGTACGGAGCGTCGAAAAAAGCTTCTGGCCCTATGTAAACAAAATGAAATGCCGATTATTGAGGATGATCCTTATGGTGATATTAAATTTGATGAAAATGAACAGTTTCCAACGCTGCTATCGTTAGATGGCCAGGTGGAGGGAGGAACTGTATTCTATACGAGCACATTCTCAAAAACAGTAGCGCCGGCACTGCGTGCAGGCTGGGCAATCGGAGACAGCAGCGTTATTAACATGGTGGCGAAAGCTAAGCAAGCGGCAGATTTGCATTCAAGCGCGATCGACCAGCAAATTTTGAGCCAGCTGCTTAAAGGTTTTAATCTTGATGATCACATTAAGTTAATTTCCAAGTCCTATGGCGAGCGCATGCTCGAAATGCATGAGCTGTTAAAACGGCAAGGGCTTCAGGATGTATCCTGGGTAAAGCCGAAAGGTGGAATGTTCCTATGGCTAGAGCTGCCAGAGGGGCTGGACGCAGAGGCGCTGCTTCGCTGCGCGGTTCAGAAAGGTGTGGCGTTCGTTCCGGGCAGCTCCTTCTACGCCGATCAGCCGCAGCGCAACACGGCTAGACTGAACTATACGTATAATTCCGGTGCACGCACGGAGCAGGGGGTTGAGCGCTTCGTAGAAGCGCTCAGCGAGTTCACGGCGCGGAGTTAA
- a CDS encoding AbrB/MazE/SpoVT family DNA-binding domain-containing protein produces MKPAGVVRKVDQLGRIVLPKSLRKRYLMNEGDPVEIFVQGDHIILERYRPKCVFCGSMAEVRDFKDRYVCGVCMEEMAVIQR; encoded by the coding sequence ATGAAACCAGCAGGTGTAGTAAGGAAAGTGGACCAACTCGGCCGTATTGTCCTACCAAAATCATTACGTAAACGTTATTTGATGAACGAGGGCGACCCAGTAGAAATATTCGTCCAAGGTGACCATATTATTTTGGAGCGTTATCGTCCGAAATGCGTTTTTTGCGGCTCTATGGCTGAGGTGCGTGATTTTAAGGATCGTTATGTATGTGGCGTATGTATGGAAGAAATGGCAGTTATTCAGCGCTAA
- the trmL gene encoding tRNA (uridine(34)/cytosine(34)/5-carboxymethylaminomethyluridine(34)-2'-O)-methyltransferase TrmL, which yields MAFHIVLVEPEIPANTGNISRTCAATGTILHLVRPLGFDTDDRTLKRAGLDYWHSVQIEYHDSFDEVLAGYPEGRFFYASTKAKKTYSQFEYKDGDFFVFGKETKGLPEELIEANIDSCVRMPMTDTVRSLNLSNSAAIFIYEALRQNDFPGLK from the coding sequence ATGGCATTTCATATTGTTTTGGTAGAGCCGGAAATTCCGGCAAACACAGGGAATATTTCGCGCACCTGCGCAGCAACAGGCACGATTTTGCATTTAGTTAGACCGCTCGGCTTCGATACGGACGACCGTACGTTGAAGCGGGCAGGTCTTGATTATTGGCATTCTGTCCAGATCGAGTATCATGATTCCTTCGATGAGGTGCTGGCAGGCTACCCGGAGGGACGTTTTTTTTATGCCAGCACGAAAGCAAAAAAAACCTATTCACAGTTTGAGTACAAGGATGGGGACTTTTTCGTTTTTGGCAAAGAAACGAAGGGGTTGCCGGAGGAGCTTATTGAAGCGAATATAGATAGCTGTGTAAGAATGCCGATGACGGATACCGTTAGGTCGCTTAACTTATCCAATTCAGCAGCAATCTTCATTTATGAGGCGCTTAGGCAAAATGATTTCCCGGGACTAAAATGA
- a CDS encoding response regulator transcription factor yields the protein MRKKILVVDDEPSISMLIEFNLKLAGYDVRCVGDGEAVFDILKPFRPDLIVLDLMLPKMDGIQVCRELRKQSNAVPIVMLTALQDVTDKIAGLDNGADDYMTKPFSPQELVSRIQAILRRMQSLPGITEETAFEIGHLKVKVEQREVFIDGKPVELTPKEFELLLFLCRHKGKVLSRQQLLHGVWDYHFLGDTRIVDVHISHLRDKIEKNARTPEYIMTVRNVGYKMNGPQLAEGSLA from the coding sequence TTGCGAAAAAAAATATTGGTTGTGGATGACGAACCATCCATTTCAATGCTGATTGAATTTAACTTAAAGCTAGCAGGCTATGATGTGCGTTGCGTAGGTGATGGTGAAGCTGTATTCGACATACTAAAGCCTTTTCGTCCCGACTTGATTGTTCTTGACCTTATGCTTCCCAAAATGGACGGCATCCAAGTATGTCGTGAGCTGCGTAAGCAGAGCAACGCCGTGCCAATTGTTATGCTTACCGCACTTCAGGATGTTACAGATAAAATAGCTGGACTAGACAACGGTGCTGATGATTATATGACTAAACCGTTTAGCCCGCAAGAACTCGTATCCCGCATACAAGCGATATTGCGCCGCATGCAATCACTGCCAGGAATAACCGAGGAGACTGCTTTCGAGATTGGCCACTTAAAGGTCAAGGTTGAGCAGCGGGAGGTTTTCATTGATGGAAAGCCCGTAGAGCTTACGCCAAAAGAATTCGAGCTGCTCTTATTCCTGTGCCGCCACAAAGGAAAGGTGCTTAGTCGCCAGCAGCTGCTTCATGGCGTTTGGGATTATCATTTTCTTGGTGATACTCGAATAGTCGACGTTCATATTAGCCATCTGCGTGACAAAATCGAGAAAAACGCGCGAACGCCTGAGTATATCATGACCGTTCGCAATGTTGGCTACAAAATGAATGGACCTCAATTAGCAGAAGGCTCCTTAGCTTAG
- the serC gene encoding 3-phosphoserine/phosphohydroxythreonine transaminase translates to MTRAFNFNAGPAAIPLEVLKQAQEQFVDYKGAGMSIMEMSHRSNLYEDVNNETQALLRELFGVPENYEVLLLQGGASTQFAMLPLNFLTAGKQGAYVMTGAWAEKALKEAKLVGDAVVAASTEADKFMRMPTLSEIVVPDNAAYLHLTSNETIGGTQFKEFPETGDVPLIADMSSDILSRPIDVSKFGVIYAGAQKNLGPSGVTVVIIRKDLAENSPKTIPAMFRYATHAKSKSLYNTPPSFSVYMMKLVLEWIKEKGGVAQLDQFNHDKTKLIYDAIDQSGGFYSGCAQPQNRSLMNITFRIQTEELEKQFVKESEKEGFVGLKGHRDVGGLRASTYNAVPLESCQALSQFMLDFQKRNG, encoded by the coding sequence ATGACACGAGCGTTTAATTTTAATGCAGGACCAGCGGCAATCCCGCTTGAGGTGCTGAAGCAGGCACAGGAGCAATTTGTTGATTACAAGGGTGCGGGCATGTCTATTATGGAAATGTCCCATCGCAGCAATCTGTATGAGGACGTTAATAATGAAACACAAGCCTTGCTTCGTGAATTGTTCGGCGTACCAGAAAACTATGAGGTACTTCTCTTGCAAGGCGGAGCCAGCACGCAATTCGCGATGCTGCCGCTTAATTTTCTAACAGCCGGCAAACAAGGCGCTTACGTAATGACTGGAGCATGGGCTGAGAAGGCGCTGAAAGAAGCGAAGCTTGTCGGAGATGCGGTTGTTGCCGCTTCGACAGAAGCTGACAAATTTATGCGCATGCCGACATTGTCGGAAATTGTAGTTCCTGACAACGCTGCTTACTTGCATCTTACTTCTAATGAAACGATTGGCGGAACGCAATTCAAGGAATTCCCTGAAACAGGAGATGTGCCTCTTATCGCCGATATGTCGAGCGATATTTTGAGCAGACCGATTGATGTGAGCAAATTTGGCGTAATTTATGCAGGCGCACAAAAAAATCTCGGACCATCTGGCGTTACAGTCGTTATTATACGCAAGGATCTTGCTGAGAATAGCCCTAAGACGATTCCAGCTATGTTCCGCTACGCTACACATGCAAAGAGCAAATCGCTCTATAACACGCCACCGTCTTTCTCTGTGTACATGATGAAGCTTGTACTGGAGTGGATCAAGGAAAAGGGCGGCGTAGCTCAGCTTGATCAATTCAACCATGACAAAACGAAACTAATCTACGATGCGATCGACCAAAGCGGCGGCTTCTATAGCGGCTGCGCACAGCCACAAAACCGCTCGCTCATGAATATTACGTTCCGCATTCAAACGGAGGAGCTGGAGAAGCAGTTCGTTAAAGAATCGGAGAAGGAAGGTTTTGTAGGCTTGAAGGGACATCGTGATGTCGGCGGTCTAAGAGCTTCCACCTACAATGCAGTTCCACTGGAAAGCTGCCAGGCACTTTCGCAATTTATGCTTGATTTCCAAAAGCGCAACGGGTAA